One Paraburkholderia agricolaris genomic region harbors:
- a CDS encoding electron transfer flavoprotein subunit alpha/FixB family protein, translating to MTNLVIAEHDNASIRAATLNTIAAAQKIGGDIHVLVAGENAQGAADAAAKIAGVSKVLLADAPQLAAGLAENVEATVLNIAKDYSHILTPATAYGKNIAPRIAAKLDVAQISDITAVDSADTFERPIYAGNAIATVQSADPIKVITVRTTGFDPVAAVGGSATVEKIEAAADSGLSQFVSREVTKLDRPELTSAKIIVSGGRGLGNGENYTKVLEPLADKLNAALGASRAAVDAGFVPNDYQVGQTGKIVAPQLYVAVGISGAIQHLAGMKDSKVIVAINKDPEAPIFSVADYGLVGDLFTVVPELVSELG from the coding sequence ATGACGAATCTGGTAATTGCAGAACACGATAACGCGTCGATCAGGGCCGCGACGCTGAACACGATTGCAGCCGCGCAGAAGATTGGTGGCGATATTCACGTGCTGGTGGCAGGCGAAAACGCGCAGGGCGCAGCGGATGCGGCTGCGAAGATTGCAGGCGTGAGCAAGGTGTTGCTGGCTGACGCGCCGCAACTCGCAGCGGGTCTGGCAGAAAACGTTGAAGCCACGGTGCTGAACATTGCGAAGGACTATTCGCACATCCTCACGCCGGCCACCGCTTACGGTAAAAACATCGCGCCGCGTATCGCCGCGAAGCTGGACGTCGCGCAGATCAGCGACATCACCGCAGTGGACAGCGCCGACACGTTCGAGCGCCCGATCTATGCAGGCAACGCGATCGCTACCGTTCAATCGGCTGACCCGATCAAGGTCATCACGGTCCGCACGACCGGTTTCGACCCCGTCGCGGCCGTTGGCGGCAGCGCAACGGTCGAGAAGATCGAAGCAGCCGCCGATAGCGGCCTGTCGCAATTCGTGAGCCGTGAAGTGACGAAGCTGGACCGTCCGGAACTGACCTCGGCGAAGATCATCGTCTCGGGTGGCCGCGGTCTGGGCAACGGCGAGAACTACACCAAGGTTCTGGAACCGCTGGCCGACAAGCTGAACGCAGCGCTGGGCGCCTCGCGTGCCGCAGTGGACGCGGGCTTCGTGCCGAACGACTATCAGGTCGGTCAGACCGGCAAGATCGTCGCGCCGCAACTGTACGTGGCGGTCGGTATCTCGGGTGCGATCCAGCATCTGGCCGGCATGAAGGACTCGAAGGTGATCGTGGCGATCAACAAGGATCCGGAAGCGCCGATCTTCAGCGTCGCCGATTACGGTCTGGTGGGCGATCTGTTCACGGTCGTGCCGGAACTCGTGAGCGAGCTTGGCTAA